TGCCGCCCCATTGCCATCGCACAGACGCGCCCAACAAAGGCAGAGGCGGAGGACGCCGTGCGGATACTTCTTCGCTGGGCGGGCGAAGACCCGGATCGCGAGGGTCTTCTCGATACGCCGGATCGTGTCGTGCGTTCCTACCGCGAGTTTTTTGCCGGTTACGAGGAAGACCCGGTCGAACTTCTCCAGCGTACGTTCGAAGAGACGGACGGCTACGACGAAATGGTTGTTCTGCGCGACATTCGCTTTGAATCCCATTGCGAACACCACCTTGCGCCGATCATTGGCGTTGCCCATGTCGCTTATCTTCCGAAATGTCGGGTTATCGGCATCAGCAAACTCGCACGGGTTATCGAAGTCTATGCAAGGCGGATGCAGATTCAGGAAAAGATGACGGTACAGATTGCCACTGCCATTCACGAAGTTCTGGAGCCAAAGGGCGTCGCGGTAGTGCTCGAAGCGGAACATCACTGCATGACGACGCGCGGCATCCACAAACCGGGGGTCGCGATGGTCACCAGCCATATGACCGGCGCGTTTCGGGAGAATGCGGCAACGCGGCGTGAATTTATGGCGATGATTGGCTAGATTCGGGTTTCCCCATCCATTGGCCACTGATCGCATGGGGTAAGGACGATCCCGGACAAAAAATGCGTCCGGCTTTAAGTGGTTACTTCCAGTTCCGCTGAAACGGTGGCGAGGCCTGCCTTGCTTGATTTCCGACCCATTCTGTTTGTTGTTGGTCTGCTTCTGACGACTCTTGCCGTGGCAATGAGCGTGCCGGCAATTGCCGATGCGTTGGTCGGGAATGCGGATTGGCTGATCTTTGCGATTTCTTCCGGGTTCACTCT
The window above is part of the Rhodospirillaceae bacterium genome. Proteins encoded here:
- the folE gene encoding GTP cyclohydrolase I FolE, which gives rise to MSSKSATPCRPIAIAQTRPTKAEAEDAVRILLRWAGEDPDREGLLDTPDRVVRSYREFFAGYEEDPVELLQRTFEETDGYDEMVVLRDIRFESHCEHHLAPIIGVAHVAYLPKCRVIGISKLARVIEVYARRMQIQEKMTVQIATAIHEVLEPKGVAVVLEAEHHCMTTRGIHKPGVAMVTSHMTGAFRENAATRREFMAMIG